The Nitrosarchaeum sp. genome has a segment encoding these proteins:
- the hisA gene encoding 1-(5-phosphoribosyl)-5-[(5-phosphoribosylamino)methylideneamino]imidazole-4-carboxamide isomerase yields the protein MKVIPAIDLMNGQVVRLYKGDPKQKTVYSDNPVEVAKKWEANGADMLHLVDLDATLGIGSNLSMIKKILDQISIPIQVAGGLRDESTITDISKICDRVVLGTLAFKDKSVLKKLLLNLGSKKIVISTDHLNGEIVIHGWQKQTGITLIDAMKEFLSMGFSEFLLTNVSKDGTLDGPDLEFLSQACRLNNAHVIASGGISNIKDVQNVKQENAFGVILGKALYENKISIQEAKQIA from the coding sequence ATGAAAGTTATTCCTGCAATTGATCTAATGAATGGCCAAGTAGTAAGACTCTACAAAGGTGATCCTAAACAAAAAACTGTGTATAGTGATAATCCTGTTGAAGTAGCAAAAAAGTGGGAAGCAAACGGTGCTGATATGCTTCATTTAGTAGATCTTGATGCAACTCTTGGTATTGGCTCAAATCTATCAATGATTAAGAAAATTCTTGATCAGATTTCAATTCCAATTCAAGTGGCTGGTGGACTACGAGATGAATCTACTATTACTGACATCTCAAAAATTTGTGATAGAGTTGTTTTAGGTACATTGGCATTTAAAGATAAATCAGTACTTAAAAAATTATTATTAAATTTAGGTTCTAAAAAAATTGTAATTTCAACTGATCATCTTAATGGTGAAATAGTTATACATGGATGGCAAAAGCAAACCGGAATAACATTAATTGATGCTATGAAAGAATTTTTATCAATGGGATTCTCTGAATTTTTATTAACAAATGTTAGTAAAGATGGAACACTTGATGGTCCTGATTTAGAATTTTTATCTCAAGCATGTCGATTAAATAATGCGCATGTAATTGCAAGTGGTGGAATTTCAAATATTAAAGATGTTCAAAATGTAAAACAAGAAAATGCATTTGGCGTAATTTTAGGTAAGGCGCTTTATGAGAATAAAATATCGATTCAGGAGGCAAAACAAATAGCATGA
- the hisH gene encoding imidazole glycerol phosphate synthase subunit HisH codes for MVNLAIFDYGAGNIFSLKNSLEKAGANVDVITTFDKPNIYSGLLLPGVGNFDPAIKSISKSKTNFHEYVKDNTPVLGICLGMEMFFEKSEEGNEKGLGVIEGDVIVLPDSMKVPHMGWNNLEIKKSGKILEGIKNESWVYFVHSYRVNPINYDAIIAESDYGIKVPAVIEQDIFFGTQFHPEKSGNVGKIMIQNFLNVCKK; via the coding sequence ATGGTTAATTTAGCAATATTTGATTATGGAGCTGGAAATATTTTCAGCCTAAAAAACTCACTTGAAAAAGCAGGGGCTAACGTAGATGTTATCACTACTTTTGACAAGCCTAACATTTACTCTGGGCTTTTACTTCCTGGAGTGGGAAATTTTGATCCTGCAATCAAAAGTATCTCTAAATCAAAAACTAATTTTCATGAGTATGTCAAAGACAATACTCCTGTTTTAGGAATTTGTCTTGGTATGGAAATGTTTTTTGAAAAAAGTGAAGAAGGAAATGAAAAGGGATTAGGTGTAATTGAAGGAGACGTCATCGTACTTCCAGACTCTATGAAAGTCCCACATATGGGGTGGAACAATTTGGAAATTAAAAAATCTGGAAAAATCCTTGAAGGAATTAAAAATGAATCTTGGGTTTATTTTGTACACTCGTATAGAGTAAACCCAATTAATTATGATGCTATTATTGCAGAATCTGATTATGGAATTAAGGTACCTGCAGTTATTGAACAAGATATTTTTTTCGGGACACAATTTCACCCAGAAAAATCTGGTAATGTAGGAAAAATTATGATTCAAAATTTTTTAAATGTGTGCAAAAAATGA
- the hisB gene encoding imidazoleglycerol-phosphate dehydratase HisB: MKPRKSSINRSTKETTVSVSVNLDGTGKTSVQTGISFLDHLITAFGKHGMIDLKVNAKSNDKIEHHLIEDTAITIGLAIDKALGARSGITRFSYASVPMDESLAEASIDLVKRPFWKLVLSIKRNTIEGISKEDLEHFFQSLLQNLNICVHLTVKYGDNDHHKVEAAIKSLAVAFREASSYDKKQKGIPSTKGSM, from the coding sequence ATGAAACCACGAAAAAGTTCCATAAATCGTTCTACAAAAGAAACCACAGTATCTGTATCTGTGAATTTGGATGGAACTGGAAAAACTAGTGTTCAAACTGGGATTAGTTTTCTTGATCATCTGATTACTGCTTTTGGTAAGCACGGAATGATTGATTTGAAAGTTAATGCAAAATCAAATGATAAAATCGAGCATCATCTAATTGAGGATACTGCAATTACAATAGGTTTAGCAATTGACAAAGCTTTAGGTGCAAGGAGTGGAATAACTCGATTTAGCTATGCATCAGTACCTATGGATGAATCTTTAGCAGAAGCTTCAATTGATCTAGTTAAAAGACCATTTTGGAAACTAGTACTATCAATTAAGCGAAATACAATTGAAGGTATATCAAAAGAAGATTTAGAACACTTTTTCCAATCTCTTTTGCAAAATCTAAACATCTGTGTTCACCTTACTGTAAAGTATGGGGATAATGATCATCACAAAGTTGAAGCTGCAATCAAATCATTGGCAGTTGCATTTAGAGAAGCCTCCTCATATGATAAAAAACAAAAAGGAATTCCAAGTACTAAAGGTTCAATGTAA
- a CDS encoding HAD-IA family hydrolase gives MTLTKKQSGIYIDDSILDDLISTDGIIFDCDGVLINITKSYDLAIDKTVQYILENFSQNRNNIRIDSKIIDGFKSCGGFNDEVDLTYASILSLVAATKLKKDQHEFIFDVISNADSSGISSVEKYVEKLVDIRDIKNKLAYPGTHQDNPLYKIFDQIFYGPELYLKLFKQHSQFFESGLIENDVVILDQLLIKQLKNKFTKKPSIVTGRGKESVKHSLKTLLDEFDQKNSVFLEDEPRELAKPNPESLIRSIKGMNSKCCIYVGDSMEDFIMAKKATEQGYKVIFCGIIGTSKNPQEKLKLFENNGAMLVIESIHLLPKVLNLE, from the coding sequence ATGACATTAACAAAAAAACAATCAGGAATATATATTGATGATTCTATTTTAGACGATCTCATTTCAACAGATGGAATAATATTTGATTGTGATGGAGTTTTAATTAATATTACAAAATCATATGATCTTGCAATAGATAAAACTGTACAATATATTTTAGAAAATTTTTCTCAAAATAGAAATAACATTAGAATTGATTCTAAAATTATTGATGGATTCAAATCATGTGGAGGATTTAACGATGAAGTTGATTTGACATATGCCTCAATTCTTTCTCTAGTAGCTGCTACAAAATTAAAAAAAGATCAACATGAATTTATTTTTGACGTAATATCTAATGCTGATTCCTCAGGAATATCGTCTGTTGAGAAATATGTTGAAAAACTTGTAGACATTCGTGATATTAAAAATAAATTAGCATATCCTGGAACTCATCAAGATAATCCATTATACAAAATATTTGATCAAATCTTTTATGGTCCTGAATTGTATTTGAAGCTTTTCAAACAACACTCTCAATTTTTTGAATCTGGATTGATAGAAAACGATGTTGTTATACTTGATCAATTATTAATTAAACAACTAAAAAATAAATTTACAAAAAAACCTTCAATTGTTACTGGAAGGGGAAAAGAATCCGTTAAGCATTCACTTAAGACACTTTTGGATGAATTTGATCAAAAAAATTCTGTATTTTTAGAAGATGAGCCAAGAGAACTTGCAAAACCTAACCCTGAGTCTTTAATACGTTCAATTAAAGGAATGAATTCTAAATGTTGTATTTATGTTGGAGATTCTATGGAGGATTTTATTATGGCTAAAAAAGCAACAGAGCAAGGCTATAAAGTTATTTTTTGTGGAATTATCGGTACTAGCAAAAATCCACAAGAAAAATTGAAATTATTTGAGAATAATGGTGCAATGTTGGTAATAGAGTCTATTCATTTACTTCCGAAGGTATTAAATTTAGAATAA
- the hisC gene encoding histidinol-phosphate transaminase — MKQDWIGKKIKELSSLSGYQKPEIHPDALKLDSNENYVISKQFQQDLITNAKKNCDIREYPLGGVDRLINQLSKFLKIHSSMIGVGNGSDQILDLILSNFASKQTKVITSNPTFGFFEERCKLYSIPVTAIPFSNTMTLDINDFLKLSKSADILYLDSPNNPTGFQFQKNDLQKLVKSFDGLIIIDEAYGEFGDFSLSSMVKNQDNLIVVQTLSKSFGLAGLRLGYFIANKKLTDVFNRVLQYPYPVSTLTIESAIIALEQSSQMKEAVQIIKDERKRIIENLKKYEAFEVFDSKANFVLFDAHGSHKRVYNALAEQGISIRTLGKIGKHDGCLRVTVGTKEMNSKFLLAIRDLLG; from the coding sequence ATGAAGCAAGATTGGATTGGAAAAAAGATTAAAGAATTAAGCTCTCTTAGTGGATATCAAAAACCTGAGATACATCCTGATGCTCTTAAACTTGATTCTAATGAAAATTATGTCATATCAAAACAATTTCAACAAGATCTAATTACTAACGCTAAAAAAAATTGTGATATACGTGAATATCCGTTGGGAGGAGTAGACCGTCTAATTAATCAACTATCAAAATTTCTTAAAATACATTCATCTATGATTGGTGTTGGAAATGGTTCTGATCAAATACTTGATTTGATCCTTTCAAATTTTGCATCAAAGCAAACCAAAGTAATTACATCTAATCCAACATTTGGATTTTTTGAAGAACGATGTAAATTGTATTCTATTCCAGTTACTGCAATACCTTTTTCCAATACTATGACGCTAGACATCAATGATTTTCTTAAATTATCCAAAAGTGCTGATATCCTATATCTTGATTCTCCAAACAATCCAACAGGATTTCAATTTCAAAAAAACGATCTACAAAAATTAGTCAAATCATTTGATGGACTAATAATAATCGATGAAGCTTATGGGGAATTTGGTGATTTCTCATTATCCAGTATGGTAAAAAATCAAGATAATTTGATTGTAGTTCAAACATTATCAAAATCATTTGGTTTGGCTGGATTAAGATTAGGATATTTTATTGCAAACAAAAAACTCACTGATGTTTTTAATCGTGTTCTGCAATACCCCTATCCCGTAAGTACACTGACAATAGAATCTGCAATTATAGCATTAGAGCAATCGAGTCAAATGAAAGAAGCTGTACAAATAATCAAAGATGAGAGAAAAAGAATAATTGAAAACCTCAAAAAATATGAGGCATTTGAGGTCTTTGATTCTAAGGCTAATTTTGTCTTATTTGACGCTCATGGATCTCACAAAAGAGTTTACAATGCACTTGCAGAGCAAGGCATATCGATTAGAACACTAGGAAAAATTGGAAAACATGATGGGTGTCTTAGAGTTACAGTTGGAACAAAGGAGATGAACTCTAAATTTTTACTTGCAATTCGAGATCTGTTAGGATGA
- the hisD gene encoding histidinol dehydrogenase — MKIIRVTNVEKFSAQILPKQPQKNRSIVESILKNVQKNGDSAIRKYEKQFGGAKITSLRLSQNEINNAFSKVSEKEINAIRQAKLRLEKTESIVKSILKNKTIYADGIKISKKFIPIQSVGCYIPGGLARYPSSVIMSVIPAKIAGVKRIVVVSPPNSDGNVDPLTVVTAKICGATEIYRIGGAQAIAALSYGTKSIIKVDKIVGPGGAFVTLAKSMISDRTSIDMLAGPTELGIIADVTANPKYIALDLISQSEHSNDTFCYLITNSEKLAKSVNKIITELITKIKRSDYVKISLKENGFIAICKNNSEMIKLANELAPEHLQIMTKNPSSFASKITSSGLILLGHDTPSSASDYLLGSNHILPTNKFGKTRGSLSVLDFIKINTEVSTSKSVLSKISEPMKLFTEAEGLPNHYEAIRGRI; from the coding sequence ATGAAAATAATTCGAGTAACTAATGTTGAAAAATTTTCAGCTCAAATATTGCCAAAACAGCCTCAAAAAAATAGGTCCATAGTTGAATCTATATTAAAAAATGTACAAAAAAATGGAGATTCAGCAATAAGAAAGTATGAAAAACAATTCGGCGGAGCTAAAATCACTTCACTACGTTTATCCCAAAATGAAATTAACAACGCTTTTTCCAAAGTATCTGAAAAAGAAATAAATGCAATACGACAAGCTAAACTGAGATTAGAGAAAACTGAGTCTATTGTAAAATCAATTCTAAAAAACAAAACTATCTATGCTGATGGAATCAAAATATCAAAGAAATTCATTCCCATCCAAAGTGTTGGATGTTATATTCCTGGTGGTTTAGCAAGATATCCCAGCTCTGTTATAATGTCTGTTATTCCTGCAAAAATTGCTGGTGTTAAAAGAATAGTAGTTGTATCTCCTCCAAATTCTGATGGGAATGTTGATCCTCTTACTGTTGTAACTGCAAAAATTTGTGGCGCAACTGAAATTTATCGCATTGGAGGCGCTCAGGCAATTGCTGCTTTGTCATATGGCACAAAATCAATCATTAAAGTAGATAAAATAGTTGGGCCTGGTGGGGCATTTGTAACACTTGCAAAATCTATGATTAGTGATAGGACATCCATTGACATGCTTGCAGGTCCTACTGAATTAGGAATTATTGCAGATGTAACTGCAAATCCAAAATATATTGCACTAGATCTCATTTCTCAATCAGAACATAGTAATGATACATTTTGTTATTTGATAACAAATTCAGAAAAACTTGCAAAATCCGTAAATAAAATCATCACAGAATTGATCACTAAAATTAAGCGAAGTGATTATGTTAAAATCAGTCTTAAAGAAAATGGCTTTATTGCAATATGTAAAAATAATTCCGAGATGATAAAACTAGCAAATGAATTGGCTCCTGAACATTTGCAAATTATGACAAAGAATCCTAGTTCTTTTGCATCAAAAATCACTTCTTCTGGACTAATATTGCTAGGACATGATACTCCATCATCTGCAAGTGACTATCTTTTAGGCTCAAATCATATCTTGCCTACAAACAAATTTGGTAAAACAAGAGGTTCATTATCTGTTTTAGATTTTATCAAGATTAACACTGAAGTATCTACATCAAAGTCAGTTTTATCCAAAATTTCAGAACCTATGAAATTATTTACAGAAGCAGAAGGACTTCCAAATCACTATGAAGCTATTCGAGGTAGAATATAA
- the hisG gene encoding ATP phosphoribosyltransferase — protein MSQIRFAIPKGSLEEATFKLLERSWTKVNRKDRTYRVYLDDPNIIVKMLRPQEIPTLVSEGLYDVGITGKDWVGETSADVEAILDLEYGKIRLVVAFPDKYKYKNLDEMIADYAKKKKTLRISSEYLTTASKFLKQCKSYKKYYGSKDPLIVTPWLRLGTNKNVQIHLSFGATEAKPPEDVDAIMDVTETGTTLKQNKLKIVDEILTSSAHLIVNKKSLRDPQKREKIFDIVTLMRGAVHGRKYLHIYLNVEEQNLKKLLQQIPSLKKPTISPLSEEGWFGINTVILKEDFHKLIPKLRKIAQGLVVHEPRQILELEEIKRDEEN, from the coding sequence ATGTCTCAGATTCGTTTTGCTATACCAAAAGGAAGCCTTGAAGAAGCTACTTTCAAACTTCTTGAAAGGTCTTGGACCAAAGTAAATAGAAAAGATAGGACTTATCGAGTATATCTTGATGATCCAAATATTATAGTAAAGATGCTAAGACCACAAGAGATACCAACACTTGTATCTGAAGGATTGTATGACGTTGGTATCACCGGAAAGGATTGGGTGGGTGAAACTAGTGCTGATGTTGAAGCCATTTTGGATTTAGAATATGGAAAAATACGACTAGTTGTTGCATTTCCTGATAAATACAAGTACAAAAATCTTGATGAAATGATTGCTGATTATGCAAAAAAGAAAAAAACACTTCGTATATCTTCTGAATATCTGACGACTGCATCCAAATTTCTAAAACAATGTAAATCCTATAAAAAATATTATGGCTCAAAAGATCCGTTAATTGTTACTCCATGGCTTCGACTTGGTACAAACAAAAATGTTCAAATCCATTTATCATTTGGTGCAACAGAAGCAAAGCCACCTGAAGACGTTGATGCAATTATGGATGTTACTGAGACTGGAACTACACTAAAACAAAATAAATTAAAAATTGTTGATGAAATTCTAACATCGTCTGCACACTTGATTGTTAATAAAAAATCTCTAAGAGATCCACAAAAACGTGAGAAAATATTTGATATTGTAACTCTTATGCGTGGTGCAGTACATGGGAGAAAATATTTACACATTTATCTTAATGTGGAAGAACAGAATCTCAAAAAACTCTTACAACAAATACCTTCTCTTAAAAAACCAACAATAAGTCCACTTAGTGAAGAAGGATGGTTTGGAATTAATACAGTGATTCTTAAAGAAGATTTTCACAAATTAATTCCAAAACTACGAAAAATTGCACAAGGACTAGTTGTTCATGAACCAAGACAAATTCTAGAGCTAGAGGAGATTAAGCGTGATGAAGAAAATTGA